From one Catharus ustulatus isolate bCatUst1 chromosome 1, bCatUst1.pri.v2, whole genome shotgun sequence genomic stretch:
- the IRX2 gene encoding iroquois-class homeodomain protein IRX-2, whose product MSYPQGYLYQPPGSLALYSCPAYGASALAAPRSEELARSSSGSAFSPYPGSAAFTAQAAATGFTSPLQYSTDPATGFPSYMGSPYDAHTTGMTGAISYHPYGSPAYPYQLNDPAYRKNATRDATATLKAWLQEHRKNPYPTKGEKIMLAIITKMTLTQVSTWFANARRRLKKENKMTWAPRNKSEDEDDDEGDGARSKEESPEKMPESNETSAEDEGISLQVDSLTDHSCSAESDGEKLPCRAGDPLCESGSECKDKYEDIEEEDEDEEEDDEEDIEEDDGGGGERDPPAKPATSSPLAAVEAPLLGHPHADAARSASKAALGPRASPGPPTPASKPKLWSLAEIATSDLKSQTLGQGCQPAPLSSATPASAPHSAAYSPSSLLGRHIYYTSPFYSNYTNYGNFNALQSQGILRYNSAAVASNEGLSQTVLNASSVHKQSSDSLKTITNQLEQHYRPSSYDSKKDPTEVCTVGVQPYL is encoded by the exons ATGTCCTATCCTCAGGGTTACCTCTACCAGCCCCCCGGCTCGCTGGCTCTGTACTCCTGCCCGGCGTACGGGGCGTCGGCGCTGGCGGCCCCCAGGAGCGAGGAGCTGGCCAGGTCTTCGTCGGGATCGGCGTTCAGCCCTTACCCGGGATCGGCAGCTTTCACCGCCCAGGCGGCGGCCACAGGCTTCACCAGCCCGCTCCAGTACTCCACAGACCCCGCCACGGGATTCCCCTCCTACATG GGCTCCCCTTACGACGCCCATACGACGGGGATGACCGGAGCCATCAGCTACCACCCGTACGGCAGCCCTGCCTACCCCTACCAGCTCAACGACCCCGCGTACAGGAAAAACGCCACCCGCGACGCCACGGCCACGCTGAaggcctggctgcaggagcaccgCAAGAACCCCTACCCCACCAAGGGCGAGAAGATCATGCTGGCCATCATCACCAAGATGACCCTCACCCAGGTCTCCACCTGGTTCGCCAACGCCCGCCGGCGGCTCAAGAAGGAGAACAAGATGACCTGGGCCCCGCGGAACAAGAGCGAGGACGAGGACGACGACGAAGGCGATGGCGCGAGGAGTAAGGAGGAGAGTCCCGAGAAGATGCCCGAGAGCAATGAAACCTCCGCGGAGGACGAAG GGATCAGCTTGCAAGTCGACTCGCTGACGGACCACTCCTGCTCCGCCGAATCGGACGGCGAGAAGCTGCCCTGCCGAGCGGGAGACCCCCTCTGCGAGTCGGGCTCGGAGTGCAAGGACAAGTACGAGGACATcgaggaggaggacgaggacgaggaggaggacGACGAGGAGGACATCGAGGAGGAtgacggcggcggcggggagcgcGACCCGCCGGCCAAGCCCGCCACCTCATCTCCGCTGGCGGCCGTGGAGGCCCCGCTCCTCGGCCACCCGCACGCCGACGCCGCCCGCAGCGCTAGCAAGGCGGCGCTGGGGCCCCGTGCCTCCCCCGGCCCCCCGACGCCGGCCAGCAAGCCCAAGCTCTGGTCTCTGGCCGAAATCGCCACCTCGGACCTCAAGAGCCAGACCCTGGGCCAAGGCTGCCAGCCTGCGCCGCTCTCCTCGGCCACCCCCGCCTCCGCCCCGCACAGCGCTGCCTACTcgccctcctccctcctggggAGGCATATTTATTACACCTCACCTTTTTATAGCAATTATACAAACTATGGGAACTTTAACGCTCTGCAGAGTCAAGGAATCCTGAGATACAACTCCGCAGCAGTGGCTTCAAACGAGGGACTAAGTCAGACTGTCCTAAATGCCAGCTCTGTCCACAAACAGAGCAGTGACTCTTTGAAAACGATCACTAACCAGCTAGAACAACATTACAGGCCCTCTAGCTATGACTCTAAGAAAG ATCCCACTGAAGTCTGCACAGTAGGAGTACAACCATACCTATAG